In Candidatus Marinimicrobia bacterium CG08_land_8_20_14_0_20_45_22, a single window of DNA contains:
- a CDS encoding UDP-glucose 6-dehydrogenase: MKRITMMGVGYVGLVSGTGLADFGNEVVCVDIDPEKIEKLNHGILPIYEPGLLDLVNKNVDKGRLSFTTDLKKAVSETEVIFLALPTPSGENGEVDLSYVFTAIDQIAEIIDNYKVIVTKSTVAVGTGDKIRDRLLKAKVSRKLFDVVSNPEFLREGSAVGDFMRPDRVVIGTDSEKALNNMKEIYRPLYLLETPIVATDIHTAEMIKYAS; encoded by the coding sequence ATGAAAAGAATCACAATGATGGGTGTTGGATATGTCGGACTTGTCTCCGGAACCGGGCTTGCCGATTTCGGAAACGAAGTCGTTTGCGTCGATATTGATCCTGAAAAAATCGAGAAACTGAATCATGGGATTTTACCAATTTACGAGCCGGGCTTGCTGGATTTGGTCAATAAAAACGTTGATAAGGGCAGACTTTCCTTCACGACGGATTTGAAAAAAGCGGTTAGCGAGACCGAGGTGATTTTTCTTGCCTTACCGACGCCATCCGGCGAGAACGGCGAAGTCGATCTATCGTATGTTTTTACCGCCATCGACCAGATCGCTGAAATCATCGATAATTACAAAGTCATTGTTACCAAAAGCACCGTCGCGGTTGGAACGGGTGATAAAATCCGCGACCGATTGCTCAAAGCAAAGGTTTCGCGGAAGTTGTTCGATGTGGTGTCCAATCCCGAATTCTTGCGGGAAGGTTCGGCTGTCGGCGATTTTATGCGTCCGGATCGCGTCGTGATCGGAACGGATTCTGAAAAAGCCTTGAATAATATGAAGGAAATTTATCGCCCGCTTTATCTGTTGGAAACGCCGATCGTCGCAACCGATATTCACACGGCGGAAATGATTAAATACGCATCCA